The following are from one region of the Paenalkalicoccus suaedae genome:
- a CDS encoding ParA family protein, whose translation MGKVIAIANQKGGVGKTTTAVNLSACLANEGKRVLIIDIDPQGNTTSGIGVNKGEIDECIYNVLVDDTPAKNVIRPTSVENLAVLPSTIQLAGAEIELVPTISREVRLKRAIEDVKEDYDYIIIDCPPSLGLLTLNSLTASDSVMIPVQCEYYALEGLSQLLNTVRLVQKHLNHDLEIEGVLLTMLDARTNLGLQVIEEVKKYFREKVFQTIIPRNVRLGEAPSHGEPIITYDPKSRGAEVYTDLAKEVITHG comes from the coding sequence TTGGGAAAGGTTATTGCAATTGCGAACCAGAAGGGTGGAGTCGGTAAAACGACGACGGCCGTTAACTTAAGTGCATGTTTAGCAAACGAAGGTAAACGAGTATTAATTATTGATATTGATCCTCAAGGGAATACAACTAGTGGCATAGGTGTCAATAAGGGAGAAATTGATGAGTGTATTTATAATGTGCTTGTCGATGATACACCAGCTAAAAACGTTATACGACCAACTTCAGTAGAGAATCTTGCTGTGCTACCATCTACTATTCAGCTTGCAGGAGCGGAGATCGAGCTTGTTCCGACTATTTCTCGTGAAGTTAGACTTAAAAGAGCAATTGAAGATGTGAAAGAAGACTATGATTATATCATTATTGACTGTCCACCATCACTTGGTCTCTTAACGCTTAATTCATTAACGGCATCTGATTCAGTTATGATTCCAGTTCAATGTGAATACTATGCGCTTGAAGGACTTAGCCAGCTTTTAAATACAGTAAGATTAGTACAAAAGCATTTAAACCATGATCTAGAGATTGAAGGCGTTTTGTTAACAATGCTAGATGCGCGAACAAATTTAGGTCTTCAAGTAATTGAGGAAGTCAAAAAGTATTTTAGAGAGAAAGTATTTCAAACAATTATTCCACGTAACGTCCGTTTAGGAGAGGCGCCAAGTCACGGTGAACCTATCATTACATATGATCCAAAATCTCGGGGAGCAGAGGTTTATACGGATCTTGCAAAGGAAGTGATCACGCATGGCTAA
- the noc gene encoding nucleoid occlusion protein, which yields MKQSFSKLFGLQDKNDQSTEERLLDGEEVVRQLNVADIVPNRFQPRTVFVDERIEELAQTIRTHGIIQPIVVREIDGKFEIIAGERRFRASQKIGMETIPAVIKDFDDKKTASVALIENLQREELTSIEEAVAYSKLLELHELTQESLAQRLGKGQSTVANKLRLLHLPAVVQDALLKREISERHARSLIPLKDATKQETVLHRIIKDDLNVKQTEEVVKSLLEDKPKKPKPVRKAVSRDTRLAMNTIRKSVDMVAQTGMSIDTDEEEHDDYYQFTIRIPKK from the coding sequence ATGAAGCAATCATTTTCGAAGCTGTTCGGATTACAGGATAAAAATGATCAATCAACCGAAGAGCGTTTACTTGATGGGGAAGAAGTAGTCCGTCAATTAAACGTAGCAGATATTGTGCCCAATCGCTTTCAGCCACGGACCGTTTTCGTGGATGAGAGAATTGAGGAGTTAGCTCAAACAATAAGAACTCATGGAATTATTCAGCCAATAGTAGTCCGTGAGATTGACGGTAAGTTTGAGATTATAGCGGGAGAACGACGCTTTCGAGCTTCTCAAAAAATTGGTATGGAAACAATCCCTGCTGTCATCAAAGATTTTGATGATAAAAAAACGGCTTCCGTAGCTCTGATTGAGAATCTCCAGCGTGAAGAGTTAACATCTATTGAAGAAGCAGTTGCTTATTCGAAGCTGTTGGAGCTTCATGAGTTGACTCAAGAGAGTCTTGCACAACGTTTAGGTAAAGGACAATCAACAGTAGCGAATAAACTACGTCTTCTTCACCTGCCTGCAGTTGTACAGGATGCGTTACTTAAAAGAGAAATATCAGAGAGGCATGCACGATCGTTAATTCCTTTAAAGGATGCTACAAAGCAAGAAACTGTTCTTCATCGCATCATTAAAGATGATTTAAATGTAAAACAGACAGAGGAAGTCGTGAAATCATTGTTAGAAGACAAGCCTAAGAAACCTAAACCAGTTCGAAAAGCTGTCTCTCGCGATACACGTCTTGCGATGAATACGATTCGGAAATCTGTTGATATGGTGGCTCAAACAGGCATGTCTATTGATACAGATGAAGAAGAACATGATGATTACTATCAATTTACTATTCGAATTCCTAAAAAATAA
- the rsmG gene encoding 16S rRNA (guanine(527)-N(7))-methyltransferase RsmG, protein MNEQMFVDALSEKGIVLSAEQQDQFRRYHHILVDWNERMNLTAITEKESVYLKHFYDSITAAFSVDLSRTLSVVDIGAGAGFPSIPLKICFPHLDVTIVDSLNKRITFLNALAEELNLTGVSFYHDRAEQFARKPEHREQYDLAISRAVARLPVLAELCVPLVKQGGQFVAMKGAGAAEEVTSAKKAYKLLGVELIEQVDFSLPIEESERSILIANKVKKTPKTYPRKPGTPNKQPIE, encoded by the coding sequence ATGAATGAGCAAATGTTTGTTGATGCTTTATCTGAAAAAGGAATAGTATTGTCAGCTGAACAGCAGGATCAGTTTCGTCGCTATCATCATATCTTAGTGGACTGGAACGAACGTATGAATTTAACGGCGATTACGGAGAAGGAGTCCGTTTATTTAAAGCACTTTTATGATTCCATAACTGCTGCGTTTTCAGTAGATTTATCAAGAACTTTATCTGTTGTAGATATTGGAGCCGGTGCTGGTTTTCCGAGTATTCCACTTAAAATTTGCTTCCCTCATTTAGACGTAACGATTGTTGATTCACTAAATAAGCGGATTACATTTTTAAACGCGCTAGCGGAGGAACTAAATTTAACTGGTGTATCGTTCTATCATGATCGAGCAGAGCAGTTTGCAAGGAAGCCTGAGCATCGAGAGCAGTATGATTTAGCTATATCAAGAGCGGTTGCACGGCTACCCGTATTAGCAGAACTATGCGTACCATTAGTAAAACAGGGTGGACAGTTTGTTGCGATGAAGGGCGCTGGTGCAGCTGAAGAGGTTACTAGCGCAAAGAAAGCATATAAACTTCTAGGAGTGGAACTTATTGAACAGGTAGACTTTTCGCTTCCCATTGAAGAGAGTGAGCGGTCTATTCTAATCGCAAATAAGGTGAAGAAAACTCCTAAAACGTATCCTAGAAAGCCAGGTACGCCAAATAAACAACCGATCGAGTAA